ggtaGTTGTAATTATAGAGTGTGTAAGTACtgtatattcattttaaaaaaaggtaaataaatataaaatttatttgaaaaaatgaattttttattaataaatttcattcttaaataAATACACAACACTCATACAATCTATAATTATATCGAGTATTACTCTAAAATATTTATGGTTTCACTTTTGAATGTCACCCACCCACGGACCTCAAAGTCcctactttcttttctttaattctctagtttcattttcattttatttttccttaaaaacagaaaaatacattaatttgaCAATCTTTTAGGGgattaaaatctttaaaatgaaataaaataattagtatatgtataaaaataaaaatatatcgttaaattaatattgttatcAAGAACTGCTAAGTAGGGCTGTATACGAGCCGAGTTCGAGCGAGTTTGGGTTGTGCGAACTCGACTCGTTCACAACTCGAGTCGAGCCCAAGCTCAGCTCGTTTATTGGACGAGCCGAAGTTGACGCTCGAGCTTGGCTCGAGCTCGGTTTGTTAACGAGCCGAGCCCAAGCTCGACTCGAGATCGACTCGAGTACATATATGTTATTtgcaaaatatacaatatacaaaaaatattctgcatcagaataataacaaattatttttttttaatggagaaTAATAGCAATAgcaacttaaatttaaatttacatcaTGAAGCCTTCTAGAGACTATTTATTGACATTTACTTTCTAAATAGAACTAGTGAATGAAAACAGAgtttatttacaaattacaaCAGTAAGAAATGAAACTTAGTATATTAAACTCCAAAACAAAGAATGAGATCTAAAATTGAAATCAGTGAAGTCCTCAATCTTCACGAATGCAGCCCAGAAGTCAGAACCATATACATTATTGCGCTGCTGTCTGCATACACTAActaatacacaaaaaaatttgttaacAGATTTTTAATCCCTTGCTCAGGTACTGTTAACTTAGTATACTGTCAAGGGATTTGTAACAGGAATGCAAAACTTAATTTGCACGAAATAAATGGCATATTTGAAACAGGTTGAAGCAGGTAGTAgcattagaaattagaattagcAAACTggaataaaatgaaatcaaaTGGCAAACTCGCACAACAACTGACAAACCCAATAAAGTATACAAAACATGAATTTCACGAGCAGTAGAAGAAAATGGCAAGCTCACTGATTTTACAAAGCACATCAGCATTTTAAATTACATATAGAGTGAAATGGCAAGCTAGATTGTccaaattacacagcaattatACAAAACAGAAATCAAACAAGCAATACAATCAACATGGCAAGGTAACTAACAGTGAAACAAAATACATTAGAGTTGCACGTGAAATTCTTCATAGAAACAAGTTCTCAAGAAACAAAAGGCATACActaatcaattaatcaaagtcCTCATGCAGTTACCAAAACAAAGTCAACATGATAGAACATATATAAAGCAGCAGGCTGCAGTAGCAATAGgcatacaaaaacaaaagttcATACTTTAAGTTAAAGCAAATATGCCAACTAGTTACCAACAAAATCACAATGACTAGAAGGGCCCAaacttatacaatatttgagttCACCATGACATAAGTAAACAATTTTCCAAACTTGAACAGAATCACCACAGGACAACCTGCACACactaataaaccaaaaaaaacattaatataatatttattcccTTACAAAATTATTCAAGTACTTTTAACTTAGTAATATTGTCAAGGGATGTTtgcaatgcaaaatttaatttgccatttaaagaaatttagaaaatctaGATGGTGAAGAGTTAGAACTTAGAAATTACCTGAACTGTCATGTGATCATATTAGATAGAAAAGCCAAACTGTCCAAATATTACAAAGTAAACTGTCCAAATATCAGATAGTAAATCATATAGATTAACCAAAACAGACTAGATAAAACTAGAAAACTGCCCAAAAGCTCCATAGATTAAACATGCTTAATTTAAACAGAATCTGAGTCTGTATGGGCCTATGGCTATGGCAAGAGAATCTGAGTTTCTGATGGAACATCCTTCtattgacaagaaaaaaaagtagttagtattgttgtaaataaattaataatagtaagtataaaataataaaatagcaaTAGACAGTGTAAATTAAATAGATTACACTTACAGAATTGCTTGATGATCTTTTAAGCCCATATATGCTCTAACTCAATCAGACCCACATAACAACATCTGGACAGTTTCAGTTGACAATGACGCTCGATGAGGATCAATGACTCTGCCTCCTGCGCTGAATGTTGATTTTGAGCTAACTGTGGTAATTGGGGTAGCTAATATATCTCGGGCCAATTTGGACAAAGTCCGAAATTTGAGACTATTTGTTTTCCACCAATCCAAGGCATCGAAACTTGCATCTGAACCCTCTTCACAGATATATATACTCTCCTCTAAATAATTGTCCAGTTCTGATTTACTAGGCTGCACGGTATCAACACTCCTAacaaaagatttaaataatgactGGCCACTCTGCATGCTTCTCCCAGTCCCGACACTTGAGGAAGAACCAGATACATTCATTCGAGCATTATCCTACTCTCTTTGTGCCTCAAGAGTTGAATTGTATTCATGAATATACTCATCATATAACTCATGCAACACTTGAGAGACATGATCAATATTCGTAGCAGCATCCGGCATGtgataaattaaaggaaaacaaaactagatCAGGACCATTTTGAATCTAGGGTCTAAGACTGCAGCAATTGACATCAATAGATTACACTCCCCCCAATATTTGTCAAACTTAGCACTCATTTTCCTTACCATTGATTtcatgtactcattctcatctctactcttCTTACCTAAGATGTCCTTCATTCTCCAAACTTCAGAAAGAAATAAGTTTGCTGTTGGGTAATCACTTCCGGATACAATATTGgtgacttcattgaaaatagctAGTAGTTGACAAACATTTTCAACTTGCCCCCACTCTTCAACAGTTGGAACCCATTCAAAACATCTATCTCTATCACCATATCTAGGGAAAACTTCTTTGAACTGAATTGCAGCATCTAACATTAAATAAGTGCTGTTCCATCTTGTAGGCACATCTAAAATCAGTTTCTTTGAAGGCAATTGCAACTGTTTTGCAATTTCACTAAACTATTTTAGCCTATTCTCTGATGCTACCAAATATTTTATACCATCTCTTACACAATCAACAATATCCCTAATCTCCCCCAATCCATATTGTACAAgtaaatttgttatatgtgcACAACAACGTACATGAAATAGTTTCCCACCTACAGTCAATGTTCTCTTCAACCTAAAATCATCTTTCAAGATCCGAATGGCAACATCATTAGAACTAGCATTGTCAACAGTAATTGaactaattttattctcaatccCCCAAGTTTGGAAACACTTTTCTAAAGCATCAGCAATAAGAAGGCTAGTATGTGGAGGTGGCACATTACAAAAGTTCAACACACGCCGCTGAAGATGCCAATCAACATCTATAAAATGAACTGTCACTAccatatatgaaagtttttgacAGGAAGTTCACATGTCAGTTGTGATATGAACTTTATTCACATGTTTAAGCAAAGTCCTTAACTTAGCCTTTTCATTCTCATAAGTTctcatacattctttctttgcAAGAGCCTGTGACATTTTTTCCCAATATGGAGTGTTTGCACTCATGAATTTATTAAATACCACATGCTCCATCATAGAGAATGGATATTCATGGTAAAGTATCATATGAGCAGCAAGCTCTCGAACCCTACCACGATCATAGGTAAAGTTTGAGACAGTGAAGTTTCCATCTGCCTCCTTAGACTCAACTGCtaagactttttgttttttcttagacCCCATGTATGGCAAACAGGTTAGTAAGTGCCTACGTAGAGTAGTCGTAGAACTTGATCGAGAAGCTTTAAACAAGGTTTTACACCATTTACATTGAGGTTGTTTAACCCCATCCTTATCAACCTCAACAAAATCATTCCATACATCAGaagtcctctttcttttttttctttcataggcTACTGTTTGCAATTCTATGGAAGCATTCTCAGTAGACACAGTATTAGGAGCCTGAGTATTTGCAGTATCTCCATCATTATCA
This genomic window from Carya illinoinensis cultivar Pawnee chromosome 7, C.illinoinensisPawnee_v1, whole genome shotgun sequence contains:
- the LOC122316340 gene encoding zinc finger BED domain-containing protein RICESLEEPER 1-like — translated: MGDPVNEVHPVEEYENENSIGISLVEAISDNDGDTANTQAPNTVSTENASIELQTVAYERKKRKRTSDVWNDFVEVDKDGVKQPQCKWCKTLFKASRSSSTTTLRRHLLTCLPYMGSKKKQKVLAVESKEADGNFTVSNFTYDRGRVRELAAHMILYHEYPFSMMEHVVFNKFMSANTPYWEKMSQALAKKELTVHFIDVDWHLQRRVLNFCNVPPPHTSLLIADALEKCFQTWGIENKISSITVDNASSNDVAIRILKDDFRLKRTLTVGGKLFHLQLPSKKLILDVPTRWNSTYLMLDAAIQFKEVFPRYGDRDRCFEWVPTVEEWGQVENVCQLLAIFNEVTNIVSGSDYPTANLFLSEVWRMKDILGKKSRDENEYMKSMPSKSELDNYLEESIYICEEGSDASFDALDWWKTNSLKFRTLSKLARDILATPITTVSSKSTFSAGGRVIDPHRASLSTETVQMLLCGSD